In the Gossypium arboreum isolate Shixiya-1 chromosome 10, ASM2569848v2, whole genome shotgun sequence genome, one interval contains:
- the LOC108452862 gene encoding LOW QUALITY PROTEIN: uncharacterized protein LOC108452862 (The sequence of the model RefSeq protein was modified relative to this genomic sequence to represent the inferred CDS: inserted 1 base in 1 codon), protein MLEKIGLRGTHWVIDASHCPGCSSQFTFINRKHHCRKCEGIFCNSCTQRRMVLRGHGDSPVRVCEPCKNLEEAARFVSRHGYKSRAGRGRLKPAVNDEDGAFNQILGGDIKESSSSGVALNNDTTPSVQGATCFNVQEVVGHDGGGEMHKSPSVDRCMQNGMALSSPEKLRQQALDEKRKYKVLKEEGKSEEALRAFKRGKELERQAESLEIHTRKNGKNSFPSDNMSGILNKEVPEEYGRKNKVCHPASRDKDDLAAELRELGWSDMDLRDDDKKYTNLSLDGELSSLLGEIPEKINGHGIDKTEVVAFKKKALMLKREGKLAEAKEELKRAKILEKQLEGQELLAGAEDSDDEASAIIRSMDNDKQDEILMQYEHTQSLDFDYLMETADDLGIDSNFEVTDQDMEDPEIDATLKSLGWTEDSSPIEDVTTQSAPVKREALLNEIISLKREALSQKRAGNVAEAMAQLKKAKLLEKDLESFDSQPENLTVDQNITAPHTVDISKKLVTFVDKNVNAMKGVDLKPASKSRLTIQKELLSLKKEALALRRQGRLDEADEELQKGRIFEQQLEEMENTSNMKAAQVTSKWKDLKHEHPNVSDTLPVEGDVTEQDLHDPTYLSMLRNLGWNDSDDELSNSSLKHSEQNGSKKIIESSSAHATPKIPTKASRRTKDEIQQELLGLKRKALLLRRQGNTDEAEEVLETAKALEAEMAEMEAPKKVVETKFPKAKGTIFAHKGAAEEEDAENITENDMTDPALLSMLKNLGWKDEEVEPITMQEEYSKTLASETLHSSHPSSSQPSSGVRVSPPRNKGEIQRELLGLKRKALALRRNGKVEEAEELLQREKVLEAEMAGLEAPKSELVVESSKDSKSENFESFANHKRLGNSKNEVIVKKEPFVDNQPSVEKSDPAGLNPPSNQSANIMELSTVDDLTNSRIPAKLEETGHFESNFSSRGRPDVQLACQDVITRNEDTTGKTRVLNEEKLNFSQNSQDSRRRAVLSHKRKALALKRDGKLEEAREELRQAKLLEKSMAEDDTPPKFGSNDVSTSASTVCSGAAXEQGTPAFAPKPLSGHDRFKLQQESLSHKREALKLRREGRMQEAEAEFELAKSLEAQLEELGGHASTKSSSNRAEPVDDVVVEDLLDPQLLSALKAIGLDDSSAMAQGLKRTELVKPNVAKSENVNQERIQLEEQIKAEKVKAVNLKRSGKQAEALDALRRAKMLEKKLNSLSA, encoded by the exons ATGTTGGAGAAGATAGGATTGAGAGGGACTCATTGGGTGATTGATGCTTCACATTGCCCAGGATGTTCTTCTCAGTTCACTTTCATCAATCGCAAG CACCACTGCCGAAAATGTGAGGGCATTTTCTGCAATAGTTGCACTCAACGCAGAATGGTTTTACGTGGACATGGTGATTCACCTGTGCGTGTTTGTGAACCTTGTAAAAACCTAGAAGAGGCTGCTCGATTTGTGTCCCGACATGGATACAAAAGTAGAGCTGGGAGAG GTCGTTTGAAACCAGCTGTGAATGATGAGGATGGTGCTTTCAACCAGATTTTAGGGGGTGACATAAAGGAATCGTCGTCATCAGGAGTAGCTTTAAACAATGACACAACTCCTAGTGTTCAAGGGGCTACATGTTTCAATGTTCAAGAAGTTGTTGGTCATGACGGGGGAGGAGAAATGCATAAAAGTCCGTCTGTTGATCGGTGTATGCAGAATGGTATGGCGTTATCCAGTCCAGAGAAATTGCGCCAGCAAGCATTGGATGAAAAAAGGAAGTATAAAGTTCTTAAAGAAGAGGGGAAATCTGAGGAAGCTTTGAGAGCCTTTAAGAGAGGGAAGGAGCTAGAGAGACAGGCTGAGTCTTTGGAGATCCATACAAGAAAGAATGGTAAAAATAGTTTTCCATCCGACAACATGTCTGGGATCCTGAATAAAGAAGTTCCGGAGGAATATGGCAGAAAAAACAAGGTTTGTCATCCAGCCAGTAGGGATAAGGATGACCTGGCTGCTGAACTCAGGGAATTGGGATGGTCTGATATGGATTTACGTGATGATGATAAAAAGTACACAAATTTGAGTTTGGATGGTGAATTATCTTCTCTTCTTGGAGAAATTCCGGAGAAGATTAATGGTCATGGCATTGACAAGACTGAGGTTGTTGCCTTTAAGAAAAAGGCTCTTATGTTGAAGCGTGAAGGGAAGCTTGCAGAAGCGAAAGAAGAACTGAAGAGAGCCAAAATTTTAGAGAAGCAACTTGAAGGACAAGAACTATTGGCTGGCGCTGAAGATTCCGATGATGAGGCATCTGCAATAATCCGTAGTATGGACAATGATAAACAAGATGAAATTTTAATGCAGTATGAACATACGCAAAGCCTTGACTTTGATTACCTTATGGAAACTGCTGATGATCTTGGTATTGATAGTAATTTTGAAGTAACTGATCAGGATATGGAGGATCCGGAAATAGATGCTACTCTGAAATCATTAGGTTGGACTGAGGATTCTAGTCCTATCGAAGATGTTACAACACAGTCTGCTCCTGTTAAAAGGGAGGCACTACTAAATGAAATTATTTCGCTAAAGAGAGAGGCTCTTAGTCAAAAGCGGGCAGGTAATGTTGCAGAGGCAATGGCTCAGTTAAAGAAGGCTAAGTTACTTGAGAAGGACCTTGAAAGTTTCGATTCTCAGCCAGAGAATTTGACAGTTGACCAAAATATCACAGCTCCTCACACTGTTGATATATCAAAGAAGTTGGTTACATTTGTTGATAAAAATGTTAACGCTATGAAGGGTGTGGATCTGAAACCAGCATCAAAGAGTAGATTGACGATTCAGAAAGAGCTTCTAAGTTTGAAGAAGGAAGCCCTTGCTTTGAGACGGCAAGGAAGATTGGATGAAGCAGATGAAGAATTGCAGAAGGGCAGGATTTTCGAGCAGCAGCTTGAAGAAATGGAGAATACTTCCAACATGAAGGCTGCACAGGTAACTAGTAAGTGGAAGGATTTGAAACACGAGCATCCTAATGTATCAGACACTCTGCCTGTTGAAGGAGATGTTACGGAACAAGACTTGCATGATCCAACTTACCTTTCGATGCTAAGGAACTTAGGTTGGAATGACAGTGATGACGAGCTTTCGAACTCTTCCCTGAAACATTCTGAACAAAATGGTTCTAAGAAAATTATTGAATCTTCTTCTGCTCATGCCACTCCTAAAATCCCGACTAAGGCATCGAGAAGAACTAAAGACGAAATACAACAGGAGCTATTAGGCTTGAAAAGGAAAGCTCTTTTGCTGAGGCGCCAAGGAAATACTGATGAGGCAGAGGAAGTGTTGGAAACAGCAAAAGCACTAGAGGCTGAGATGGCAGAGATGGAGGCACCAAAGAAAGTGGTCGAAACAAAGTTTCCAAAAGCAAAAGGCACTATATTTGCCCATAAAGGTGCTGCAGAAGAAGAAGATGCAGAGAATATTACAGAGAATGATATGACTGATCCAGCTCTACTCTCAATGCTAAAGAATTTGGGTTGGAAGGATGAAGAAGTTGAACCTATAACTATGCAGGAAGAGTACTCTAAAACTCTTGCCAGTGAGACATTACATTCTAGCCATCCATCGAGCAGTCAACCCTCTTCAGGAGTTCGAGTTTCACCACCAAGAAATAAAGGGGAAATCCAAAGAGAACTTCTGGGCTTGAAAAGAAAGGCTCTTGCCCTTCGACGAAATGGGAAAGTTGAAGAGGCAGAGGAATTGTTGCAAAGGGAAAAGGTACTAGAAGCCGAAATGGCAGGATTGGAAGCTCCGAAATCTGAGCTTGTGGTTGAGTCATCCAAGGACAGTAAATCTGAGAACTTTGAATCATTTGCTAACCACAAGAGGCTAGGGAATTCAAAAAATGAAGTGATAGTAAAGAAAGAGCCATTTGTAGACAACCAACCGTCGGTAGAAAAATCGGATCCCGCAGGGCTAAACCCTCCATCAAACCAGTCTGCAAACATAATGGAACTTTCGACTGTTGATGACCTGACAAATTCACGGATACCTGCAAAATTGGAAGAGACAGGTCACTTTGAATCCAACTTCTCTTCTCGTGGTAGACCCGATGTTCAATTGGCTTGCCAAGATGTTATAACCAGGAATGAAGATACCACTGGAAAAACTAGAGTGCTTAATGAAGAGAAGTTAAATTTTTCTCAGAACAGCCAAGATTCACGTAGACGAGCAGTTTTGTCTCACAAGAGAAAGGCACTTGCTTTGAAGAGAGATGGAAAACTGGAAGAAGCTCGGGAAGAACTTCGACAGGCAAAGCTGTTGGAGAAGAGTATGGCAGAAGATGACACTCCTCCAAAATTCGGTTCTAATGATGTGTCAACATCTGCATCCACTGTTTGTTCTGGTGCAG TTGAGCAAGGTACACCAGCTTTCgctccgaaaccactttctggtCATGATCGCTTCAAGTTGCAACAGGAATCCCTCAGTCATAAGCGGGAGGCTTTGAAGCTGCGAAGAGAAGGTCGAATGCAAGAAGCAGAAGCCGAGTTTGAATTAGCTAAGTCTCTTGAAGCTCAGTTGGAAGAGTTGGGTGGTCATGCTTCAACCAAGTCATCTAGCAATAGAGCAGAACCAGTAGATGATGTAGTTGTTGAAGATCTTCTCGATCCTCAACTTTTGTCTGCCCTTAAAGCAATTGGATTGGACGATTCTAGTGCTATGGCTCAGGGACTCAAAAGAACAGAGCTTGTAAAACCCAATGTTGCCAAAAGTGAAAATGTTAACCAAGAGAGAATCCAATTAGAAGAGCAGATTAAGGCAGAAAAGGTAAAGGCTGTAAACTTAAAAAGATCAGGCAAACAAGCTGAGGCTTTGGATGCACTTCGGAGGGCGAAAATGCTGGAGAAAAAGCTGAATTCCTTGTCCGCGTGA
- the LOC108452864 gene encoding BTB/POZ domain-containing protein At3g22104-like isoform X2 has protein sequence MVDKDEAGGFELVAARFCYNKKSLDCISFWTWSELLVALKECQDLLSASDSSLILEKILDCVVTRLASLVVASPCTCSSENTRISWWFEDLLVLKIDLIDKVIRMSISRNIDHATISKFLLCYQRSRFLTATPTEKCKIMEVMINLLSLLDRSSFSCKLLFGIFRVVSSLKISSHHKSILENLIGSQLDRATIDFLLVPSSRRKAYVYDVNLVLRLVKAFYIEGRCFLLDSRLRKVASLVDSYLVEVAADSHLSPSKFAALVLVLPDDARESHDRLFQAIDIYLEVHGGLCEAKKMKICSALNYAKLSTDALKHLARNPKFPSRIAIQVFINQQSKLENLFEDKTHLVDTFSSSVFAEESIDEKVSSDQVLVYAKRINLPNKAEHLDVQLQGMQCTITELEKYCGIMQTQIGNIPRTRLSSLGNNARFLPKLCS, from the exons ATGGTAGACAAG GATGAAGCTGGGGGTTTTGAGCTAGTAGCAGCAAGGTTTTGCTATAACAAGAAGTCTCTAGATTGTATCAGCTTCTGGACCTGGTCTGAACTCCTTGTAGCTTTGAAAGAATGCCAAGATTTGCTTTCTGCTTCTGATTCTTCATTAATACTCGAGAAGATTCTCGACTGTGTTGTAACAAGGCTTGCCTCTCTGGTTGTTGCTAGCCCTTGCACGTGTTCTTCAGAGAACACCAGAATATCTTGGTGGTTTGAGGATCTTCTGGTTTTGAAAATTGATTTGATTGACAAGGTAATAAGAATGTCGATAAGCCGGAACATCGATCATGCTACGATTAGTAAGTTCCTTTTATGTTATCAAAGATCAAGATTCCTTACCGCGACCCCAACTGAGAAGTGCAAAATCATGGAGGTCATGATCAATCTGCTCTCTTTGCTTGATAGGAGCTCCTTTTCTTGCAAGCTCTTATTTGGTATATTTCGAGTCGTTTCAAGCTTGAAAATTAGCTCTCACCACAAATCCATTTTGGAGAATCTTATTGGTTCACAACTTGATAGAGCAACTATAGATTTTCTACTTGTCCCATCCTCACGCAGGAAAGCTTATGTGTATGATGTGAATCTTGTTCTAAGGCTGGTGAAAGCATTTTACATTGAAGGAAGGTGTTTCTTACTCGACTCCCGGTTGAGGAAAGTCGCTAGCTTGGTTGATTCATACCTTGTGGAAGTGGCAGCAGATTCCCACCTGAGCCCTTCAAAATTTGCAGCATTAGTCTTGGTACTCCCTGATGATGCAAGAGAATCCCATGATAGGCTTTTTCAAGCCATAGACATTTATCTTGAG GTTCATGGTGGACTATGTgaagcaaagaaaatgaaaatctgCAGTGCACTTAACTATGCAAAGCTCTCAACAGATGCATTGAAACACTTGGCTAGAAACCCGAAATTTCCTTCAAGAATAGCAATACAAGTTTTCATCAACCAACAATCCAAGcttgaaaacttatttgaggACAAAACACACCTTGTTGACACCTTTAGTAGTTCGGTTTTTGCCGAGGAAAGTATTGACGAGAAGGTGAGTTCCGATCAAGTCCTTGTGTATGCGAAAAGAATCAACCTTCCCAACAAAGCTGAGCACCTTGATGTACAGCTGCAAGGGATGCAATGCACAATAACAGAACTGGAAAAGTACTGTGGGATAATGCAGACTCAAATAGGAAATATTCCAAGAACAAGATTATCAAGCCTTGGTAATAATGCTAGGTTCTTACCTAAACTATGTTCTTGA
- the LOC108452864 gene encoding BTB/POZ domain-containing protein At3g22104-like isoform X1: MVDKRTLASFPGSFKKLFGYLMDETKDLKVLFHDFEDEAGGFELVAARFCYNKKSLDCISFWTWSELLVALKECQDLLSASDSSLILEKILDCVVTRLASLVVASPCTCSSENTRISWWFEDLLVLKIDLIDKVIRMSISRNIDHATISKFLLCYQRSRFLTATPTEKCKIMEVMINLLSLLDRSSFSCKLLFGIFRVVSSLKISSHHKSILENLIGSQLDRATIDFLLVPSSRRKAYVYDVNLVLRLVKAFYIEGRCFLLDSRLRKVASLVDSYLVEVAADSHLSPSKFAALVLVLPDDARESHDRLFQAIDIYLEVHGGLCEAKKMKICSALNYAKLSTDALKHLARNPKFPSRIAIQVFINQQSKLENLFEDKTHLVDTFSSSVFAEESIDEKVSSDQVLVYAKRINLPNKAEHLDVQLQGMQCTITELEKYCGIMQTQIGNIPRTRLSSLGNNARFLPKLCS; the protein is encoded by the exons ATGGTAGACAAG AGAACTCTTGCATCTTTCCCTGGTAGTTTCAAAAAATTGTTTGGTTATTTGATGGATGAGACCAAGGACCTGAAAGTGTTATTTCATGATTTTGAGGATGAAGCTGGGGGTTTTGAGCTAGTAGCAGCAAGGTTTTGCTATAACAAGAAGTCTCTAGATTGTATCAGCTTCTGGACCTGGTCTGAACTCCTTGTAGCTTTGAAAGAATGCCAAGATTTGCTTTCTGCTTCTGATTCTTCATTAATACTCGAGAAGATTCTCGACTGTGTTGTAACAAGGCTTGCCTCTCTGGTTGTTGCTAGCCCTTGCACGTGTTCTTCAGAGAACACCAGAATATCTTGGTGGTTTGAGGATCTTCTGGTTTTGAAAATTGATTTGATTGACAAGGTAATAAGAATGTCGATAAGCCGGAACATCGATCATGCTACGATTAGTAAGTTCCTTTTATGTTATCAAAGATCAAGATTCCTTACCGCGACCCCAACTGAGAAGTGCAAAATCATGGAGGTCATGATCAATCTGCTCTCTTTGCTTGATAGGAGCTCCTTTTCTTGCAAGCTCTTATTTGGTATATTTCGAGTCGTTTCAAGCTTGAAAATTAGCTCTCACCACAAATCCATTTTGGAGAATCTTATTGGTTCACAACTTGATAGAGCAACTATAGATTTTCTACTTGTCCCATCCTCACGCAGGAAAGCTTATGTGTATGATGTGAATCTTGTTCTAAGGCTGGTGAAAGCATTTTACATTGAAGGAAGGTGTTTCTTACTCGACTCCCGGTTGAGGAAAGTCGCTAGCTTGGTTGATTCATACCTTGTGGAAGTGGCAGCAGATTCCCACCTGAGCCCTTCAAAATTTGCAGCATTAGTCTTGGTACTCCCTGATGATGCAAGAGAATCCCATGATAGGCTTTTTCAAGCCATAGACATTTATCTTGAG GTTCATGGTGGACTATGTgaagcaaagaaaatgaaaatctgCAGTGCACTTAACTATGCAAAGCTCTCAACAGATGCATTGAAACACTTGGCTAGAAACCCGAAATTTCCTTCAAGAATAGCAATACAAGTTTTCATCAACCAACAATCCAAGcttgaaaacttatttgaggACAAAACACACCTTGTTGACACCTTTAGTAGTTCGGTTTTTGCCGAGGAAAGTATTGACGAGAAGGTGAGTTCCGATCAAGTCCTTGTGTATGCGAAAAGAATCAACCTTCCCAACAAAGCTGAGCACCTTGATGTACAGCTGCAAGGGATGCAATGCACAATAACAGAACTGGAAAAGTACTGTGGGATAATGCAGACTCAAATAGGAAATATTCCAAGAACAAGATTATCAAGCCTTGGTAATAATGCTAGGTTCTTACCTAAACTATGTTCTTGA